GAGGGCGCGGGCGTCGGCCAGGCCGAAAAAGCGCCCGTCGGGCTGCTCGATGATCAGGTACTTGAGAAAGGGCTGACGCGAAAGCGCCACGAAATATTCCAGAATGGCCGGCCCCCAGTAGCCGCCGTGGCCAAGGCGAAACAGCAGCCCCTCGGTCTGGCGCGCAAGCAGTTGGGGAATCTTGCTCACCGCCTCCTTGGGATCAAGGCGCACCGGCTCGGCGGGCACCCCGGTGAGGGGTGCCACCTGCGGGTCGATAAGCTGCTCCGAGGCCTTGACGAAGGCGGCCTCGATCTTCACCCCGCCCTCCCCTATTTCCACTTTTTGCAACTTGCCGGTGACCAGCAGAAACAGCACCACCGGCACCACCGCCACCACGATATCCGCCGGCTTCACCTCAAAGCGCGCACTTCGGGCGCGCAACAGCACCAGCACGACGAGAATGGCGAGAAAACTGCCGACGGACCAAAGGATGGTGGTGTCCATGGCGGAGCTCCAATAACTGTGCGGCGAACCCTTCCACCAGATCACCCAAAAGTTACTGCCAGGGATTGGGAATCGGTGCCACCACCGCGCCGCCGGGCGGGGTGATCCCAGGCGGTACCGGGCAGACGCCGTCCAGAAAAACCGTCACGTCATTATTGACTCCGGTGGCGCGCGCATCCCCATAGATGCGGATAAGAACTTGTTCGCGCGCGCCTTGCGGCAGGCCTTCTCCCGCATCCCAGGTGATGACGTTCCAGATAATCGGCGGATAGCTACTGCTCCTTAGCGGATAGACGAGGAATTTCCCTGTGGCCGAATCCTTGGGCGCAAAGAGGCGCCCAGCAATCTTGATCAAGGGCTGCGCATAAACCGAGCCGGCGCCCGTCGAAAGACGCAGGGTCAACCCACGTGACTGCTGCCAGAGTGGGTCGGCGCTCAAATCCGGCGAAATAAAATCGATGAACCAAAAACGAGGCTCCGCGGGCGGACTGGGGAAATGACTCAGGGTGATATCAAAGCTTACCGAGCCGTGCCGTGCCGCATCGATGGGCCAGTTCAGCAATTGCCGGCGAAAGGGCACGGAGTGGGTATATTCGCGGCCGTCGCTGTGGCGCACCGGCCCTAAACTGAACCCCTGAAGACCATCATCAAAGCTGAAACAGGAGGCCGGGGCCTCAATGAAAAACCGCGTGTCGGCGGTTTGGGTTTTCACCGTGTACTCGCGATAGTCGACGGACAGCCGCAAATCATAGGCACCATAATCATAGCCGGCCAGCTCACCGCTGTAACGATAAAGGTCATACCCATCCACCGTGCCGATCTGAACCCTGTCCGGCAGGCGGCCCGCCGTCACGAACCCGCCTTCTCCTGGATATACGGGGCGAACGGCAACTTCAGGCGTCCCGGCGCCACCACGGCGCACAATAATATCCGAAGTCACCCGCAGCGGTTCCTGATGGTGCAAAACATCCCCGTTGGCGGCGCTCGTCACCTGGATGTTGGTGATTTCCGGTGCGCAACCCGCCAGAGTCACAGCCAAAATCAGCAGAACCGAGAGATGGACGCTGGGCATGGGGGACTCCTTTCATTTCAGGGCTGACTCAACAATCGCCGCACCACATCTGCGCTGAGTTCAGAAAAGAGCGCCATCAACCGCCCCCTTCCTAGTCCCCGCGGAATTCCTCCTCGCCCACCGGCTCCTGAATGGTGCTGATACGCGCCACCCGCAACTTTGATGACCAGGTGAAATGCACCGGCTGTTCATTGCGCAGCAGATCGATCATGGCGTTGAGATCCCGGCGATAATAGGTCAGGCGCACATAGCCGCCGATATGCTCGCGTGGCTCCGGCAGGGGTTCGCTGCCGTCGACGAACACCAACCAGGCCCTTAATCTGTCCTCGGGATCGAACAGGTAGAGCAGTGCGAGGTTTTCGCCGGGCAGGGCGCGGAATTCGTACTGATAGCTGCTGATCTGGGTGTTGATGTCGGGCATGAAAATCTCCATTTCCATCAAAAAAATGGCTCGCATTCTCCCGGGAAGGGGCAAGCGGGGACGCGCATCAGATGATCAGATCCTTCAGCTTCCCTCACCTTGCGCCCCTATCCGTTCACCATCAGATCGCGCCCTTGAACTGTCCGTT
This sequence is a window from Geoalkalibacter sp.. Protein-coding genes within it:
- a CDS encoding CBS domain-containing protein, giving the protein MDTTILWSVGSFLAILVVLVLLRARSARFEVKPADIVVAVVPVVLFLLVTGKLQKVEIGEGGVKIEAAFVKASEQLIDPQVAPLTGVPAEPVRLDPKEAVSKIPQLLARQTEGLLFRLGHGGYWGPAILEYFVALSRQPFLKYLIIEQPDGRFFGLADARALTELLQNPNAPFRADDLARWFNEADTKALTRLPGFVAAADAIPTGTDKFQALQRMEALGVERLPAVDETQRFVGMVERSRLTASLLIDVTKSLQK